The Halovivax ruber XH-70 genome includes the window CGAGGCGGCGATCGAAGCCCTTCGTGACGACGACGAGGCCGAGGTCGTCGAGATGCGCCACTTCCGACAGGCACTCGAGAACGTCCGACCGACGATCACCGAAGACATCCTCGAGTACTACGAGGGAATCGAAGACCAATTCCGCGGCGGCACCGCCACGCGACCGGCGAGCGGTCGCCGTGGCAGCCGGATCGGCTTCCAGTAGCACACTCGATCGGCACGATTTCTGTCGCTCACGTTTCGACGATTTATCCGGCCTCGACTCGCCTCAGTCTACTTGACTCGTCTCTGGCTACTCGATACGTCTCAGCCTACTTCGCTCGTCGACGCTCGCTACTCCGCTCGACGACACACCGGCTACCCAGTTCGCACACTGCTTGCACAGCACCGACCGAGTCGTCGTGATCAGTGGCGGCGTCAGGCTCGCAACTTGGCGAGTTCGCGGGTGATCGCCCGCCGTTTCACCAGCAAGAATCCACAGAAGATGAAGACGAACCCGACGACTGTGGCCGCATCCACCGGCTGGTCGAGGTAGAACCAGCCGACGACGGCGGCCACGATCGGGGCCACGTAGGAGACCATGTTGATCTCGACGGCGCCGAGTCGGTCGAGCAGGTCGAAGTAGATGAGAAACCCGATCGCACTCGAGAAGATCGAGAGATACGCGAGTGCGCCGATCGCTTCCAGATGCGCCCAGTCGGCGATAGCGAAGGACTCGCCGAGGCCGACGCTCAGCACGTGTAAGATCACGGCGCCACCGAGCATCGACCAGGCCTCCATCGCCTCGATCTCGAGGTCGGCATCGAGCCGGCGCGTGAGGACGCTTCCGAGTGCGAACGCTGCGGCGGCACCGAAGACGAGGAGGTTCGCGACCGTATCCGTCGTCACCACGTTCGACGGGTCCGGCCGGGAGATGACGAGCACACCGACGAGCCCCAGCCCGACGCCGACCACGCCGATCCGGGACAGCGCGTCCTGTGGAACGAGTGCGCGTGCGAACCCGGTCGTGAGGACCGGCGACAGACTGACGAGGACGGCGGCGGCTGCCGCCGTCGTGTTGAGCTGGCCGACGAAGAGAAAGGCGTGGTACACCGCGATCATCAACACGGCCCCGGCACCCACAGTTAGCCACGCTTGCCGTCCGCGGGGGAGCGGGTCGTCGGCGACGACGAGCGCGTACGCGAGCATGATGACGCCTGCGACGTCGTACCTGACCGCAGCGAAGAGGACGGGTGGCAGGTAGGTCAGCCCGGCGTCGATAGCCACGAACGCGGACCCCCAGGCGAACGCGAGGACGAGAAACAGGGTTGTCGTACGGTACTGACTCACGACGAAGACCGAGGGGGTGTCCGTACGAAGTTGTTTCGAATCGCAACGCATCGGTGGCCAGAGAAACCGCACCGTACGACACTGGCGGCCCGCAAATACCCCACTGACCGGCTTTGGGCTTCCAACGCGCCGCGTCAATCCCCGGACGGAATTGTCTCTGCTGGTTCTTTGCGAACGTCAGTCCGCAGGTGACAGGCCGCAGCGTGGCGTTCCGTCGCGAGACCGGGATTCACTGTCTCACAGACGCTCTCGTATCGTTCCCGGAGGGTATCAGCGGCAGTCGCCCAGTCGTCGTCGACGACGTGCTCGAGCGCGGAGCGCACCGTCGATCGATCGCGGTCCGGAAGGTCGTTCGCGAAGTAGCGCTCGTACAACGCGTCGACGAGTTCGGCTCGATCGGCCGCCGTCGATTCGTCGCCGGCAGGAACGTCGACCGTTTCGCGAACACGCGCTATCGGCAATTCACGGTCCTCGATACGCTGGCGGAGGTCCATGATCGCTCGGTACGCGCTCTGTTCGAGTTCGACGTCGTCCGGTTGAATCACCTTCGGACAACGGGTTCTGAATCGGCAGCCGCTCGGCGGATTGCGCGGCGACGGCACGTCCCCCGATATCGTCTCCCGTGTCCGGTTTCGTTCGTCGGTACTCGCTCGGGGGACGCTTTCGAGTAACGCCTCAGTGTAGGGATGCTGTGGGTCGGTGAACAGGTCGTTTGCCGGCCCGATCTCGACGATTTCGCCGAGATACATCACCGCAACGCGATCGCAGACGTGGCGGATGACGGAGAGGTCGTGACTGATCAACAGGTACGTCAGGTCCAGTTCGTCCTGGAGATCGTCGAGGAGGTTGAGAACCTGAGCCTGGACGGAGACGTCGAGCGCACTCGTCGGTTCGTCGAGGACGACGAAGTCCGGTTCGAGTGCCAGCGCCCGGGCGATGCCGATCCGCTGGCGCTGCCCACCGGAGAACTCGTGAGGATATCGATCGAGTTGATCCGGAGAGAGGCCGACCCGTCGCAGCAGGAACTGCACGCGGTGTTTGCGGAGTACCGCATCCGATTCGGGTTCGATGGAGACGGTGATCGTCTCCGAATCCCGATTCACCGTCGCCGTTACCAGTTCCGGAGTTTCGACCACGATAGCGCGGTCGGAACCGGTCGATCCAGTCCCCGATACATCGACAGACACACCCGTTTCCTGCGTGATGACGTCCGCGTCGAGCGACGATGGCGTGGCGATAGTCAATTCGCCGGGATCGCTCGCCGTCGTATCGATCGTCTCGCCTGCCGTGCCAGCACGCACGGTTACAGGGACGGTCACGGTCGAGCCATCCGGCTCCAGCGCTTTGTCCACGTTCGCGTCAACGTGCACGGACAGTTCGTCCGGTCCGATCCCATCGGTCGTCACGTCGGCGTTGGCGTCGATTTCTGGGTCCGATATCGGCCAGTCGTGGGTCTTCAGCGGAGCCTCGATGATGTCCCCGATCGACTGACGCGGATCGAGGCTCGAGAACGGATCCTGAAAGAGGATCGCCGTCTCTCGTCGGAACGCAGGTGGTCTGAAGTAGGCGCGAGCGATCTTGAACAGGGAAAGCACACCCAGCACCGAGGCGACGACCCCAACCACGGCGACGATCGGTTCGACGAAAAGCGTCGCGATGGCGAGGACCAGGAGTGCGCCGAGCGTCCAGACGGCGAGTCGCCAACCCCAGACACGCTGGGTGGCCAGGCCGAACGAACCTGCTAACAGTGCCGCCCCTGCAAGAGCCCACAGGACGCCGAGGACACCGAGCGGGGTGGATGCCCCCGTTCCGACGGGATCGAATCCGGCGAACGCACTGCCGGCGGCGAGCACACCGCCGACGAGCGTGGCGAGCGCGAAGACGGCGAGTACGCCGGCGAGAAGGTACGCGCGAACGGACAGCGATCTCGGGGCCTCGCTGTACGATTCGATATCGGAGACATTCTGGCCGTCGTATTCGATGTCTCCAATCGTCGGGGACTGCAGGTCGAGAATCGTCTCGCCCGTCGTCGATTTCCCACTACCGGACTCACCGACCAGGCCGAGCGTCTCCCCTTCCTCGATCTCGAAGGAGAGGCCATCGACAGCGCGGACGGCCACCGGATCGGTCCGCAATAGCCGATCGACGAGCGTGTTCTGTTCGAAGAAGTATTTCCGAAGCCCCGAGACCCGAAGCAAGGACCGATCGGATCCGTCCTCACTCATTGGTCTCACCCGAGTTGGCTCCCTCACTCGGAGGGGAATCGGATGCAACCGATCGACCGGTCGCAGTGTCGACCGCCTGCGAGTCTGCATCCCGACCAGCCACCGGACGGACGTCGGTCGGGCTCGCGTCGTCTGCGAAGTAATCCGCTGGAAGTGCGAGATCTTCGCTGTAGGTCAGGTCGGTGAGGACACACCGCGCTTCGTGATTCGGTGAGTCGTTCGCCTCGTTCATCGACGGATGTTCGAGACACGCCTCCATCGCCTTCGGACACCGGTCTGCGAAGTAACAGCGATCGTCCATCTCGTGATCCAACAGGCTCGGGACGTTCCCCGGAATCGGCGTGAGTCTATCGCCCATGGTGTCCAGATCCGGAACGCTGCCGAGCAGCCCTTTCGTATACGGATGAACAGGTCGATCGAACACGTCTTCGAGCGTCCCCTGCTCGACGATTTCACCGGCGTACATTACACCAACGCGGTCGCACATGCGGGCGATGACTCCCAAATTGTGCGTGATGAGCAATATCGTCATTCCCGTCTCCGCCTGCAAATCAGAGAGGAGATCCAGAATCTGGGCCTGTATCGTCACGTCCAGTGCCGTCGTCGGCTCGTCGGCGATCAACACGTCGGGTTCGCCGGCCAGCGCTTGCGCGATCATCGCCCGTTGCAACATCCCCCCAGAGAACTCGTTCGGGTACTGGTCGGCTCGTTCGACGGGATCGGGAATGCCGACCTGCTCGAGCAGTTCGACCGCACGGTCCGTGCTGTCGTCGGTGACGAACTGCTTCGA containing:
- a CDS encoding DMT family transporter, translating into MSQYRTTTLFLVLAFAWGSAFVAIDAGLTYLPPVLFAAVRYDVAGVIMLAYALVVADDPLPRGRQAWLTVGAGAVLMIAVYHAFLFVGQLNTTAAAAAVLVSLSPVLTTGFARALVPQDALSRIGVVGVGLGLVGVLVISRPDPSNVVTTDTVANLLVFGAAAAFALGSVLTRRLDADLEIEAMEAWSMLGGAVILHVLSVGLGESFAIADWAHLEAIGALAYLSIFSSAIGFLIYFDLLDRLGAVEINMVSYVAPIVAAVVGWFYLDQPVDAATVVGFVFIFCGFLLVKRRAITRELAKLRA
- a CDS encoding oligopeptide/dipeptide ABC transporter ATP-binding protein, which produces MSEDGSDRSLLRVSGLRKYFFEQNTLVDRLLRTDPVAVRAVDGLSFEIEEGETLGLVGESGSGKSTTGETILDLQSPTIGDIEYDGQNVSDIESYSEAPRSLSVRAYLLAGVLAVFALATLVGGVLAAGSAFAGFDPVGTGASTPLGVLGVLWALAGAALLAGSFGLATQRVWGWRLAVWTLGALLVLAIATLFVEPIVAVVGVVASVLGVLSLFKIARAYFRPPAFRRETAILFQDPFSSLDPRQSIGDIIEAPLKTHDWPISDPEIDANADVTTDGIGPDELSVHVDANVDKALEPDGSTVTVPVTVRAGTAGETIDTTASDPGELTIATPSSLDADVITQETGVSVDVSGTGSTGSDRAIVVETPELVTATVNRDSETITVSIEPESDAVLRKHRVQFLLRRVGLSPDQLDRYPHEFSGGQRQRIGIARALALEPDFVVLDEPTSALDVSVQAQVLNLLDDLQDELDLTYLLISHDLSVIRHVCDRVAVMYLGEIVEIGPANDLFTDPQHPYTEALLESVPRASTDERNRTRETISGDVPSPRNPPSGCRFRTRCPKVIQPDDVELEQSAYRAIMDLRQRIEDRELPIARVRETVDVPAGDESTAADRAELVDALYERYFANDLPDRDRSTVRSALEHVVDDDWATAADTLRERYESVCETVNPGLATERHAAACHLRTDVRKEPAETIPSGD
- a CDS encoding ABC transporter ATP-binding protein, with product MSESILNVQNLSTRFFTSEGQVNAVSDLSLSIEQGEVFGIVGESGSGKSVTALSLMDLVESPGQITSGSIEYRKPSLAEDLAADYPDAVDGEFVDLLDVPESIWDSLRGTSFSMIFQDPESSFNPSLTVGEQIAEAVEVQRRASANPRSTRARTGGDMYSFSNYLVSGVLPSKQFVTDDSTDRAVELLEQVGIPDPVERADQYPNEFSGGMLQRAMIAQALAGEPDVLIADEPTTALDVTIQAQILDLLSDLQAETGMTILLITHNLGVIARMCDRVGVMYAGEIVEQGTLEDVFDRPVHPYTKGLLGSVPDLDTMGDRLTPIPGNVPSLLDHEMDDRCYFADRCPKAMEACLEHPSMNEANDSPNHEARCVLTDLTYSEDLALPADYFADDASPTDVRPVAGRDADSQAVDTATGRSVASDSPPSEGANSGETNE